A stretch of the Hippocampus zosterae strain Florida chromosome 18, ASM2543408v3, whole genome shotgun sequence genome encodes the following:
- the LOC127591647 gene encoding uncharacterized protein LOC127591647, giving the protein MSLLCVRVKKAKLHGPSDKFNTYVTLKVQNVKSTTITVRGDQPSWEQDFMFEINRLDLGLIVEVWNKGLIWDTMVGTAWIPLKRIQQSEEEGQGEWLLLDAEVLMKADEIYGTKNPTPHRLLLDTRFELPFDIPENEAQYWTDKLEQINSMEIHDEYTLADEIDSPPLPPTASQCSLDDQDSAVDDRDSDYRSETSNSLPPRYHTTAQPNSSVHQYPIGPRPHHHLDSCTDSLHSFELDYRDQRSRSLNEKGRVRIIPVDSGMGYDDWEPKYKRRGKPQLSDFFDDQRNTAQMAKPYREPTISALRNTPQMPIMYPEGYDTIDRRRKKKIRDTGSFLNREAQQLGEEAFPLDIGILCGKRAMQEEGQGMASCPQQYRNGLLYKTRMWAKNELDATLENYAAYKKKQDESMQSQSDFDLRFSMDQHNFFRAEKDFDESPFSAEEMPTVISRHRRDKTFSYSNEMDNSPGFQEKCRKSKTGGWVPEAVLSPVEEPSEEYVDPMDELQCLVETVSEYLAEKEEEISKYGSLPKSSKSRLSSQGSNKTDSAGDDPNNFSDSRSESQSHTPAGISGVKNAVSSLFSHLSDRVVGGPKQSATDTKPSSVQPPQSGITKLLSFIPKSSSSTPVAVVSPVEPVSENVFPLPSQPPCKAKMQSEIDRQAYAGTPDIKAPKHDLGSKPQAPGISVLEKINPLKLLSSRDGPSSGEHKGQAKPTYYQSDSHLDHSPVYQDTPPMEGSLTKDSVSFVESAKANGEIQSESTNFFSLRKSVSSLISPFTPIPAHKAPPVAVYPVFRPSEEPGLQKQCNGPLSNSKLKLPSLSSENVSTQQQTKTDRGVFSGFLKFASSEDVCSPGNTKKTEQSHQQSTSLTSTAFKQNSATPQKNAEKGWLSSIFSPPSDPPSSNQNTNRNPPDQSHVSPTSHSEHASNVKTETHNRMQQQPPNQSFFSVFFKGSSPEDSFLSCTQPKQVGMLDSKVSTLSDKMSQQGPRNQQLTKSGSSSEVSIDAPPQQKTATSKMGGLLSGILKFSSTENAFSSEEKHQENLPCKYPSKHITAGEPEKMQHQQKKLTELLPFASEESDSSTQSVQQKTSAHCNLTQLDTQSPNQGTDSRNQTAGCNTQQETNKSSFSRQQTVPVKQPSSKQAGIFAGLFKFASADSINSQHPPSIQPHEHVKNISSNEPAHLENIQSSEQSRLQDHTTENSQAGGSFRPLKSSTQEKLQQLSKLQVRGKLINVDNAQCYQQDTAKANQSGGLSHFFNKLSKSSKDDVTIPHISTKQLLSQKGHNYAGQNNTPLQTLPDFTQKASQNRFDDKKTTPQTNQQSVLSELENKKILMDSFAYPQPDISGQSAEELYPSSRLTMCAQRSLSQSSGTNYLIPRPSRHDFKSAPVSIDSDSLDLRTSTTFARSLQSHATYSSFSAGNLPQLYCSPSSQTNCSLKTIQPYICGSMPLLYETTSQNIYNGQLSPYQTRLSYDENQWIHGSTIWQQFLNESLNSQMQGEDSGYSQSNEKLSFQAFPCGYSPPKINQQLTSSITWQGDICPEDQIEPYFSNGNSNEGFYPTNVWNSREESGNLQHSSSEQGILNLTTKPCTATLGKWNSCHDSSTYSLNGITYHEGYYEETAPSLSYSANWQQGIDSNTFQQSQRHFSRSKCSNDASSLNHDMDDSVYLEDAEWYQQWLALLEQGMWWPAEDGDCGYFVYTDHEYIYALLTDSAGEYVYACAPEENTSSNACGSFPSALLFDEMVLI; this is encoded by the exons ATGTCGTTACTTTGTGTAAGAG TGAAAAAAGCCAAGCTGCACGGACCTTCAG ACAAATTCAACACTTATGTTACACTGAAGGTGCAGAATGTCAAAAGCACGACAATCACCGTGCGAGGGGATCAGCCCTCCTGGGAACAAGATTTCATGTT TGAGATCAACCGGTTGGATCTCGGGCTCATTGTTGAGGTGTGGAACAAAGGTCTCATCTGGGACACCATGGTGGGGACAGCCTGGATTCCTTTGAAGCGTATTCAACAATCAGAGGAG GAGGGCCAAGGTGAGTGGCTTCTCCTGGATGCAGAGGTCCTGATGAAAGCAGATGAAATATATGGCACCAAAAACCCGACCCCTCATCGACTCTTACTGGACACTCGCTTTGAGCTGCCATTTG ACATCCCAGAAAATGAGGCACAGTACTGGACAGACAAACTGGAACAAATCAATTCCATGGAAATCCATGATGAG TACACTCTCGCGGATGAAATCGACAGTCCTCCATTGCCCCCCACAGCTTCGCAGTGCT CTTTGGATGACCAGGACAGTGCAGTAGATGACCGGGATAGCGACTACCGCAGTGAGACTAGTAATAGTTTGCCGCCACGTTATCATACTACAGCTCAGCCCAACTCCTCCGTGCACCAGTATCCCATTGGGCCTCGGCCACACCACCACCTAGATTCATGCACCGACTCCCTACACAGTTTTGAACTGGATTACCGAGACCAGAGAAGCAG ATCACTGAATGAAAAAGGGCGCGTCAGAATTATACCAGTAGATTCTGGCATGGGTTATGACGATTGGGAACCTAAATACAAACGCCGAGGAAAGCCTCAGCTCAGTGACTTTTTTGATGATCAGCGAAACACTGCTCAAATGGCAAAGCCTTACCGTGAACCAACAATCTCAGCCCTTCGAAATACTCCACAAATGCCCATAATGTATCCTGAGGGCTATGACACGATCGATCggcggagaaagaaaaaaatcagggACACGGGAAGTTTTCTCAATAGAGAGGCACAACAATTGGGCGAAGAGGCTTTCCCCCTTGATATTGGGATACTCTGTGGGAAAAGAGCGATGCAGGAAGAGGGGCAAGGCATGGCATCCTGTCCCCAGCAATACCGAAATGGCCTTCTCTATAAAACAAGAATGTGGGCTAAAAATGAACTGGATGCTACCTTAGAAAATTATGCGGCTTACAAAAAGAAGCAAGATGAAAGTATGCAATCACAGTCTGATTTTGATTTGAGGTTTTCTATGGACCAGCACAATTTTTTCAGGGCAGAAAAGGATTTTGATGAAAGTCCGTTTTCTGCAGAAGAAATGCCCACAGTGATATCAAGACACAGAAGAGACAAAACATTCTCCTACTCTAATGAAATGGACAATTCTCCGGGATTTCAGGAAAAGTGCAGAAAATCTAAAACTGGTGGATGGGTACCCGAAGCAGTGCTTTCACCCGTAGAAGAACCGAGTGAAGAATATGTAGACCCAATGGATGAGCTACAGTGTCTAGTCGAAACAGTTTCCGAATATCTTGctgaaaaagaagaggaaattAGTAAATATGGTTCTCTTCCTAAATCAAGCAAATCAAGGCTATCATCTCAAGGAAGCAACAAAACGGATTCTGCTGGAGATGACCCCAACAATTTCAGCGATTCCAGAAGTGAAAGTCAATCACACACTCCTGCTGGAATTTCAGGTGTTAAAAATGCTGTGAGCTCCCTATTCAGTCATCTCTCGGACAGAGTTGTTGGGGGCCCCAAACAGTCTGCCACTGATACAAAACCGTCGTCTGTGCAGCCGCCGCAGTCTGGCATAACAAAACTGCTGTCCTTTATTCCTAAATCAAGCAGCTCTACTCCTGTAGCTGTTGTTTCTCCAGTGGAGCcagtttctgaaaatgtgttccCGCTGCCTTCACAACCACCCTGCAAGGCCAAGATGCAAAGTGAAATTGACAGACAAGCTTATGCAGGTACTCCTGATATAAAGGCGCCCAAACACGATTTAGGATCAAAACCTCAAGCTCCAGGAATCTCTGTTTTGGAAAAAATCAATCCTTTAAAGCTGCTTTCGTCAAGAGATGGTCCAAGCTCAGGTGAACATAAGGGACAGGCAAAGCCAACATATTATCAAAGTGATTCACATCTTGATCATAGTCCTGTTTATCAAGATACACCACCTATGGAAGGCAGTCTAACAAAGGACAGTGTGTCTTTTGTTGAATCTGCAAAGGCTAATGGTGAAATACAATCCGAAAGCACCAATTTCTTTAGTCTAAGAAAGTCAGTGAGTTCACTGATATCCCCTTTTACCCCCATCCCAGCTCACAAAGCCCCACCTGTGGCAGTATATCCAGTATTTAGGCCGTCCGAGGAGCCGGGACTTCAGAAGCAGTGTAATGGTCCATTATCAAATTCGAAGCTTAAACTGCCTTCGCTGTCCTCTGAAAATGTATCaacacagcaacaaacaaaaacagacagagGAGTGTTTTCTGGATTTTTAAAGTTTGCATCCAGTGAAGATGTCTGTTCTCccggaaacacaaaaaaaacagagcaatcaCACCAACAGTCAACTTCTTTAACATCTACTGCATTTAAGCAAAATTCAGCAACACCACAGAAAAACGCAGAAAAGGGATGGTTATCAAGCATATTTAGCCCTCCTTCTGATCCACCCAGCTCAAACCAAAATACTAACCGGAACCCTCCAGACCAGAGCCATGTGTCACCCACCTCACATTCAGAACACGCGTCAAATGTGAAAACAGAAACACATAATCGGATGCAGCAGCAACCTCCGAATCAAAgttttttctctgttttttttaaagggagctCCCCTGAGGATTCTTTTCTGAGCTGTACTCAGCCGAAGCAAGTAGGAATGCTTGATTCAAAGGTATCAACGCTGTCGGACAAAATGTCACAGCAAGGGCCGCGAAACCAACAACTCACCAAAAGTGGTTCATCCTCAGAAGTATCTATTGACGCTCCCCCACAACAGAAAACGGCAACTTCAAAGATGGGAGGGCTTCTGTCCGGTATACTGAAGTTTTCATcaacagaaaatgcattttcttcTGAAGAGAAGCATCAAGAAAACCTCCCTTGCAAGTACCCGTCCAAGCACATCACCGCTGGTGAACCTGAGAAAATGCAGCATCAGCAAAAGAAATTAACAGAGTTGCTTCCATTTGCATCGGAAGAGAGTGATTCAAGCACCCAATCAGTTCAGCAGAAAACCAGTGCTCATTGTAATTTGACCCAACTAGACACGCAAAGTCCAAATCAAGGAACAGACTCCAGGAATCAAACAGCTGGATGCAATACTcaacaggaaacaaataaatcaagctTTTCGCGGCAACAAACAGTTCCTGTTAAGCAACCATCCTCCAAACAAGCTGGTATCTTTGCAGGTCTTTTTAAATTTGCTTCTGCTGATAGCATAAACTCCCAACACCCCCCATCAATACAACCTCATGAACATGTCAAAAACATATCAAGCAATGAGCCAGCTCACTTGGAGAACATTCAGAGTTCTGAACAAAGTCGACTACAGGATCACACGACAGAAAATAGTCAAGCAGGTGGGTCTTTTAGACCATTAAAGTCCTCCACACAAGAGAAGCTTCAGCAACTATCAAAACTTCAAGTAAGAGGAAAATTGATCAATGTGGACAATGCGCAATGTTATCAACAAGACACAGCGAAGGCAAATCAATCTGGAGGACTCTcccatttttttaacaagttATCAAAATCATCTAAGGATGATGTCACGATCCCCCATATATCAACAAAGCAACTGTTGTCTCAAAAGGGTCATAACTATGCTGGTCAAAATAACACACCATTGCAGACACTGCCAGATTTTACTCAAAAGGCTTCACAAAACCGCTTTGACGACAAGAAGACGACACCACAAACTAACCAACAGAGTGTTCTTtctgaacttgaaaataaaaaaattcttatGGACTCTTTTGCCTATCCACAGCCTGATATATCAGGCCAGAGTGCTGAGGAACTATATCCCTCATCTCGATTGACAATGTGTGCTCAGAGAAGTTTGAGTCAAAGTAGTGGTACAAATTACTTAATTCCAAGACCAAGTAGACATGATTTCAAAAGTGCACCTGTGTCAATTGATTCTGATAGTTTGGACTTAAGAACATCAACTACTTTTGCAAGATCACTTCAGAGTCATGCAACATACTCATCATTCAGTGCTGGTAACTTACCTCAATTATATTGCTCTCCCTCTTCTCAGACAAATTGCTCACTGAAGACCATCCAACCATATATTTGTGGAAGCATGCCCTTGTTGTATGAAACAACAAGCCAAAACATTTATAATGGTCAACTGTCTCCTTATCAAACACGTCTCTCTTATGATGAAAACCAGTGGATCCACGGAAGTACAATATGGCAGCAGTTTCTGAATGAATCTTTGAATTCTCAAATGCAAGGAGAGGACTCGGGATATTCTCAGAGCAACGAAAAATTGTCATTTCAAGCTTTTCCTTGTGGCTATAGTCCTCCAAAGATCAATCAACAACTTACTTCCTCCATCACCTGGCAAGGTGATATTTGTCCTGAGGATCAAATAGAGCCATATTTTTCCAATGGAAACAGCAATGAGGGGTTTTACCCCACAAACGTTTGGAATAGCCGTGAAGAGTCAGGAAACCTCCAGCATTCATCCAGTGAACAGGGAATATTGAATTTAACAACTAAACCTTGTACGGCAACCCTGGGGAAATGGAATTCATGTCATGACAGTAGCACTTACAGCTTGAATGGAATTACGTATCACGAAGGTTATTATGAGGAGACCGCACCAAGCTTGTCTTATTCTGCGAACTGGCAGCAAGGGATAGATAGCAACACGTTCCAGCAAAGTCAACGTCATTTTAGTCGTTCGAAATGCTCAAATGATGCTTCAAGTTTGAATCATGACATGGACGATTCTGTATACCTTGAAGACGCAGAATGGTATCAGCAGTGGCTTGCGTTGTTGGAGCAAGGAATGTGGTGGCCGGCCGAAGATGGTGACTGTGGATACTTTGTTTATACTGATCATGAGTACATTTATGCCTTGCTCACAGATTCAGCAGGTGAATATGTGTATGCATGCGCTCCTGAAGAGAATACTTCTTCAAACGCTTGCGGTAGCTTTCCCAGTGCTCTGCTTTTCGATGAAATGGTTTTG ATCTGA